In Zunongwangia profunda SM-A87, the following proteins share a genomic window:
- a CDS encoding LVIVD repeat-containing protein, giving the protein MKKIVIIVLVVLLSACSSDSSDTGNITDGQGGSLARFTLSGNYLYTVGDQSLSVFDVSNTENPVFKGDTYIGFDIETLFGLGDKLFVGSRLGMYIYDISSPENPLRLAEVSHIRSCDPVVSSGDYTYVTLHTNSSCQGNINQLEIYNTENPLYPELLTTVPMNQPIGLGLYNHYLLVTDLDIVRVLDVSEPQYPKFVSFIPVKGFDVIIRGDELFVIGDENLTQFELSIGEDELIYTETGSIEF; this is encoded by the coding sequence ATGAAAAAAATTGTAATTATTGTATTGGTAGTTTTGCTGAGTGCTTGCAGCTCAGATAGTAGTGATACGGGAAATATTACTGATGGCCAAGGGGGGAGTTTAGCTCGTTTTACTCTTTCCGGAAATTATTTATATACCGTTGGAGATCAATCTTTAAGTGTATTTGATGTTTCAAATACTGAAAATCCTGTTTTTAAAGGTGACACCTATATAGGTTTTGATATTGAAACTTTATTTGGACTTGGTGATAAACTTTTTGTGGGAAGCCGACTAGGAATGTACATTTATGATATTTCTTCTCCCGAAAATCCATTGCGATTGGCAGAAGTAAGCCACATTAGAAGCTGTGATCCTGTAGTTTCTTCAGGTGATTATACCTATGTAACCTTGCATACCAATTCTTCCTGCCAGGGAAACATCAACCAGTTAGAGATTTATAATACTGAAAACCCGCTTTATCCTGAATTATTAACGACCGTACCAATGAATCAGCCTATAGGTTTAGGTTTATATAATCATTACTTACTGGTAACCGATTTAGATATAGTGCGGGTCTTAGATGTATCTGAACCTCAATATCCAAAATTTGTGTCATTTATTCCTGTGAAAGGTTTTGATGTGATTATTAGGGGGGACGAATTATTTGTGATTGGAGACGAAAACCTTACACAATTTGA